The following are from one region of the Nostoc cf. commune SO-36 genome:
- a CDS encoding hybrid sensor histidine kinase/response regulator: protein MISIPSNTVKKETVKVLVVEDEYILAINLQETLESLGYVVLDIADSAEGAIARATKLRPNLILMDIRLRGEIDGIQAAEQIWHNLQIPVIYVTGHSDKFTVERATLTSPFGYILKPIKEQELYVAIQTALNRYDREQFLSSVLRGMGDGVIVVDNELHIKYINQVAEALTGWRWNEAKNRMLTEVIKLIDEQTQLSVENPIIAALQQETIVYLSSGVLLVPKNGINIPIADSATPLRNNNGVITGAILVFRDDTQRRLTEERNLASERARQLEIQVAELQRLNQLKEDFLATTSHEMRTPLSNIKMAISVLENILDQQGILNAKALSPSESVARYLSILRDQCEQELDLVDNLLHIRMIDADIYPLELTSIQLQRWLPHVAEYFQERAQARQQSFKLSVAPNLPPLVSDLSSLTEIISELLNNACKYTPPDGQIAVDVQLIDTNEDAESGVLLNFPSPYFQIEISNSGVIIPKKEQSRIFEPFYRIPQSERWQQSGTGLGLALVKKLVKYLQGTIEVTSTQGWTTFTVKLPLSL, encoded by the coding sequence ATGATTAGTATCCCCTCAAACACAGTGAAAAAGGAGACAGTTAAAGTCCTTGTCGTTGAAGATGAGTATATTCTTGCTATCAACTTACAAGAAACTTTAGAGTCTTTGGGATACGTTGTCTTAGATATTGCCGACTCCGCAGAAGGAGCGATCGCAAGAGCGACTAAGCTACGCCCAAACTTGATTCTAATGGATATCAGGTTACGAGGTGAAATAGACGGCATTCAGGCAGCAGAGCAAATTTGGCATAATCTGCAAATCCCTGTTATCTATGTCACAGGTCACTCTGATAAGTTCACTGTAGAACGGGCAACCCTGACATCCCCTTTTGGGTATATTCTTAAACCCATCAAAGAGCAAGAACTTTATGTTGCCATTCAAACAGCACTCAATCGCTATGATCGCGAGCAATTTTTGAGTTCTGTGCTTCGAGGAATGGGTGATGGGGTAATTGTAGTAGACAATGAATTACATATTAAATATATCAATCAGGTAGCTGAAGCTCTGACGGGGTGGCGATGGAACGAAGCTAAGAACAGGATGTTAACTGAAGTTATCAAACTTATTGATGAGCAAACTCAGCTTTCGGTAGAAAATCCAATTATCGCAGCCCTCCAACAAGAAACTATTGTCTATCTAAGCAGTGGCGTTTTACTAGTTCCTAAAAACGGGATAAATATACCAATAGCTGACAGTGCTACTCCCCTCAGAAATAATAATGGTGTAATTACAGGAGCAATCCTAGTTTTCCGAGATGACACACAACGACGGTTAACTGAAGAACGTAATCTCGCAAGTGAACGTGCCCGACAACTAGAAATTCAAGTGGCAGAACTTCAACGGCTGAACCAGTTGAAAGAAGATTTTCTGGCAACCACTTCTCATGAAATGCGAACGCCCTTATCAAACATCAAAATGGCAATCTCCGTACTAGAAAATATTCTTGATCAGCAGGGTATTTTAAATGCAAAGGCACTTTCCCCATCTGAATCTGTAGCCCGCTATTTAAGTATTCTGCGCGATCAGTGCGAACAAGAACTAGATTTAGTAGATAATTTACTGCATATACGGATGATTGATGCAGATATCTATCCTTTAGAATTAACTTCAATTCAACTCCAAAGATGGCTGCCTCACGTTGCCGAGTATTTTCAGGAACGCGCTCAAGCTAGGCAACAGTCTTTTAAACTTAGCGTTGCTCCAAATTTACCACCCTTAGTTTCAGACTTGTCTAGCTTGACCGAAATTATCTCAGAGTTACTCAACAATGCTTGTAAATATACACCGCCTGATGGACAGATTGCAGTCGATGTTCAGCTAATCGACACTAATGAAGATGCTGAATCTGGTGTATTACTTAATTTTCCATCTCCCTACTTTCAAATTGAAATTAGCAATTCTGGGGTGATAATTCCGAAAAAAGAACAATCTCGAATCTTTGAGCCGTTTTACCGAATTCCTCAAAGCGAACGCTGGCAACAGAGTGGCACAGGATTAGGTTTAGCATTAGTGAAGAAGTTAGTCAAATATCTCCAAGGCACAATAGAAGTTACCAGCACTCAAGGCTGGACAACGTTTACAGTTAAACTGCCGTTGAGTCTTTGA
- a CDS encoding ArnT family glycosyltransferase, translating to MQEGSFIWSHLEKQHRTVGKWIDWVWLIVLLLAAVLLFSINLGGLPLRDWDEGTVAQVAHEIWQAPAGSMRWLYPTLGGEPYHNKPPLMHLLIAWAYSLGGENELTTRLPGAILTATSVPLLYCIAQEIFRQRWAAIYSALIYLTMLPVVRHGRLAMLDGAMVSFLMVMMLCVLRSRRDLRYCLGVGISFGFICLTQGLLGILLGAIAIVFLFWDTPRLLTCYYFWIAILIGILPVAAWYSAQLIEYGYTFVQIGLANPSLGRIGSVVEANSQPPWYYVIELLKYTWPWLLFLPQTARLTWENRNLSWAKLIMAWSGVYLLVISFMITKVPWYLFPIYPSLALAFGIQLSETENSPLLSSYPRAWVAGLAILAVVASAGSIYFSWGTTPKTDLQLIFAAVALTMTLAAILAERGDGQFLKILFWGSYISLLLLMKSNYWVWELSEAYPVKPVAAMIVRANPATKKIYTSFPHHRPSLDYYSDRTIIPASVGELQYYWHYNGQPYFLLHASAFNNLQLESMKLIDQAEGWKLITKDTERL from the coding sequence ATGCAAGAAGGAAGTTTTATTTGGAGTCATCTGGAAAAACAGCATCGCACAGTTGGCAAATGGATTGATTGGGTATGGCTAATAGTATTGCTGTTAGCAGCAGTATTACTGTTTAGCATCAATCTGGGAGGATTGCCTCTGCGAGATTGGGATGAAGGGACTGTGGCACAGGTTGCTCATGAAATTTGGCAAGCGCCAGCAGGTTCCATGCGTTGGCTTTACCCAACACTAGGAGGCGAACCATATCACAACAAGCCGCCTTTGATGCATTTGCTAATTGCTTGGGCTTATTCTTTGGGAGGCGAAAATGAGTTGACAACGCGTCTCCCTGGAGCAATTTTAACAGCGACATCTGTACCTTTACTGTATTGCATTGCTCAAGAGATATTTCGCCAGCGTTGGGCAGCGATTTATAGCGCTTTGATTTACCTAACAATGCTACCCGTAGTACGTCATGGGCGGTTAGCAATGTTAGATGGGGCAATGGTAAGTTTTTTGATGGTGATGATGTTGTGCGTGTTGCGATCGCGCCGAGATTTACGTTATTGTCTTGGTGTTGGCATTAGCTTCGGATTCATTTGCCTCACTCAAGGATTACTAGGCATATTACTAGGTGCGATCGCGATCGTCTTTCTATTTTGGGATACACCACGACTGCTCACCTGTTACTATTTCTGGATAGCAATCTTAATTGGCATTCTGCCTGTCGCTGCTTGGTATAGTGCCCAACTAATTGAATACGGTTATACTTTCGTTCAAATTGGCCTTGCAAACCCATCATTAGGCCGAATTGGCTCAGTTGTAGAAGCGAATTCTCAACCACCTTGGTACTATGTGATTGAACTTCTCAAATACACATGGCCTTGGTTATTATTCTTACCGCAAACTGCCCGCTTAACTTGGGAAAATCGCAACCTTAGCTGGGCAAAACTAATAATGGCATGGAGTGGTGTTTACCTGCTGGTAATTTCTTTCATGATTACCAAAGTTCCCTGGTATCTATTCCCGATTTACCCTAGTTTAGCTTTAGCTTTTGGTATCCAGTTATCAGAAACAGAAAATTCGCCTTTACTCTCATCCTACCCCCGTGCTTGGGTTGCTGGTTTAGCAATACTTGCTGTAGTTGCTTCTGCTGGTAGTATTTATTTTAGTTGGGGCACAACACCGAAAACAGACCTACAACTGATTTTTGCAGCAGTGGCTTTAACTATGACCTTAGCAGCTATTTTGGCAGAACGGGGCGACGGCCAATTTCTGAAGATTTTGTTTTGGGGAAGTTATATTTCACTGCTGTTGTTAATGAAATCTAACTACTGGGTTTGGGAATTATCTGAAGCCTATCCAGTTAAACCAGTAGCAGCGATGATTGTGCGGGCAAATCCAGCTACGAAGAAGATTTACACATCTTTTCCCCACCATCGTCCCTCGTTGGATTATTATAGCGATCGCACCATCATTCCCGCTTCTGTTGGTGAACTCCAATATTATTGGCACTACAACGGCCAACCCTACTTTCTACTTCATGCATCTGCTTTCAACAATCTTCAACTAGAGTCGATGAAGCTAATTGACCAAGCTGAAGGCTGGAAACTGATTACAAAAGACACTGAACGATTATAA
- a CDS encoding recombinase family protein yields the protein MKIIAYSYTDPLLESSPDQADWGWEVDRVYEDLGKPDSSERSQLQQLFTDCETESADYLLIRRLEELGDTVEEISDRLNKLEVMGIAVIATEQPYTSENYPLGADLLNLLHAIQRQQRSRRIRQGHARNRLEVAPPPGKVPYGYRRGKGKYTVDRSTSPVVKDFFEHFLLYGSLRGSVRYLAKKYGKKISVTTGRRWLTNPVYRGNTAYQNGEIISNTHIPIISKEEAAQVDRLLRRNSRLSSRTASAPRSLAGLVVCAECQSHLTVTRVTQRNQDKEYLYLRSTSCPQRPKCKAIPYQEVLEHTIETVCRDLPLAVAGMNFPQLDAVKNSLGQAIARQQEILVQLPALIETGILDAETAKLRAYKLRTEISALEAKLATLPPVNLRSVAQAVSIPQFWLDLSETERRFYFREFIRQIDITFQNKELQLRVIFIF from the coding sequence ATGAAAATTATTGCCTATTCTTACACCGATCCGCTTTTAGAATCTTCTCCCGATCAAGCCGATTGGGGATGGGAAGTAGATCGGGTTTATGAAGATTTGGGCAAGCCAGACTCTTCTGAACGATCGCAATTACAACAATTATTTACCGATTGCGAAACTGAATCAGCAGATTATTTGTTGATTCGTCGGTTGGAAGAATTGGGTGATACTGTAGAAGAAATTAGCGATCGCTTAAATAAACTCGAAGTAATGGGAATAGCGGTAATCGCCACTGAACAACCCTACACTTCCGAAAATTACCCACTGGGCGCTGATTTACTGAATTTGTTACACGCAATCCAACGTCAGCAACGTAGTCGCCGCATCCGTCAAGGACACGCCCGTAATCGTCTTGAGGTTGCACCGCCACCCGGCAAAGTTCCCTACGGCTATCGCCGAGGTAAGGGAAAATATACTGTTGATCGCAGTACTTCACCAGTAGTCAAAGATTTTTTTGAACACTTTCTACTTTATGGTTCCCTGCGAGGTTCAGTTCGTTACTTGGCAAAAAAATACGGTAAGAAAATCTCTGTCACTACAGGAAGGCGCTGGCTGACTAATCCAGTTTATCGCGGCAATACAGCTTACCAAAATGGTGAAATTATCTCCAATACCCATATTCCAATCATTTCTAAAGAAGAAGCAGCCCAAGTTGACCGACTTTTACGCCGTAACAGCCGTTTATCATCCCGAACTGCTAGCGCACCGCGTTCTCTAGCTGGGTTGGTTGTTTGCGCTGAGTGTCAGTCACATTTGACAGTTACCCGTGTCACCCAACGCAACCAAGATAAGGAGTATCTTTATTTACGTTCTACTAGCTGCCCTCAACGCCCCAAGTGTAAGGCTATTCCTTACCAAGAGGTGTTGGAACATACAATTGAAACGGTTTGCCGTGATTTACCACTGGCGGTAGCAGGGATGAATTTTCCGCAATTGGATGCAGTCAAGAATAGTTTAGGGCAAGCGATCGCTCGTCAGCAAGAAATACTCGTCCAGTTACCCGCTTTAATTGAAACTGGAATTTTAGATGCTGAAACAGCAAAGTTAAGGGCTTACAAACTCCGCACAGAAATTTCTGCACTCGAAGCAAAGTTGGCAACTCTCCCTCCAGTTAACTTGCGTTCTGTTGCTCAAGCTGTTTCCATACCACAATTTTGGTTAGATTTGTCAGAAACAGAGCGACGATTTTACTTTCGAGAATTTATTAGGCAAATTGACATTACTTTTCAAAATAAAGAATTACAACTCAGAGTTATTTTTATTTTTTAA
- a CDS encoding histidine kinase dimerization/phosphoacceptor domain -containing protein, which produces MKLTFAAFRAYSDSYTTNQAIETIKVASRTDGILGEFLVYKFPILGLSEQKLVGRVAIDITERKILERELAHKQNLLDTFINSAPVGITILDRQLRYSLINEALAEINGIPAAAHIGKTLWEIVPDLASRLEPIFQNVLTTGEAILDFEISGETPKLPGVIRTWLASYFPIQSEADQPTSMGMVVVEISDRKRAEQMLELQAVIIRNMAEGICLIRATDDVFVYTNPKFEQMFGYDPGELIGKHVSIVNHGNELMTPEDVNQAIRTNILQQSEASYEVHNVKKDGSLFWCSATASVFRHPEYGNVLVAVQQDITEQKQAEETIKASLKEKEVLLKEIHHRVKNNLGIVSSLLQMQCRRTQDPVVTAILRDSQNRIASIALVHEKLYRSEDLADIDFAQYIPDLITHLFDSYNVSSSPITLNIQVDNASLDIETAIPCGLIINELVSNALKYAFVGNRGGEIEVKFYQEPESTLTLIIRDNGVGLPENFDSKKAKTLGITLVQGLVKQLRGKLEINSQQGTEFKITFTNIRS; this is translated from the coding sequence ATGAAGTTAACTTTCGCAGCATTTCGAGCATATTCAGACAGTTACACAACAAATCAGGCAATTGAGACAATCAAAGTTGCTTCTCGAACAGATGGCATTCTTGGTGAGTTCTTGGTATACAAATTCCCAATTCTCGGATTGTCTGAACAAAAATTAGTGGGTAGGGTAGCGATCGACATCACAGAACGTAAAATTTTAGAACGAGAACTGGCTCACAAGCAAAATTTATTGGATACTTTTATCAATAGCGCACCCGTTGGTATAACCATTCTGGATCGGCAACTGCGTTACTCATTGATTAATGAAGCATTAGCAGAAATTAATGGTATTCCCGCAGCCGCGCATATTGGTAAAACTCTGTGGGAGATTGTCCCTGATTTGGCATCAAGGCTCGAACCGATCTTTCAAAATGTTTTAACTACAGGTGAAGCGATTCTGGATTTTGAGATCAGTGGAGAAACCCCAAAACTCCCAGGTGTAATCAGAACTTGGCTAGCTTCTTATTTTCCAATTCAGTCTGAAGCCGATCAACCCACTAGCATGGGCATGGTTGTAGTTGAAATCAGCGATCGCAAACGCGCTGAACAAATGTTAGAGTTGCAAGCAGTAATTATCCGCAACATGGCGGAGGGAATTTGCCTAATTCGTGCCACAGATGATGTGTTTGTCTACACCAATCCTAAATTTGAACAGATGTTTGGTTATGACCCTGGTGAATTAATTGGCAAGCATGTGTCAATTGTTAACCACGGAAATGAACTTATGACACCTGAAGATGTTAACCAGGCCATTAGAACTAATATCTTACAACAGAGTGAAGCAAGCTATGAGGTTCATAATGTTAAAAAAGATGGCAGTTTATTCTGGTGTAGCGCTACTGCTTCCGTTTTTAGGCATCCTGAGTATGGAAATGTCCTTGTAGCTGTTCAACAAGATATCACCGAGCAAAAGCAAGCGGAGGAAACAATTAAAGCCTCTCTGAAAGAAAAGGAAGTATTACTTAAAGAAATTCACCATCGTGTAAAAAATAATTTAGGAATCGTCAGCAGTTTACTGCAAATGCAGTGCCGACGGACACAAGATCCTGTAGTAACAGCAATTTTGCGCGATAGCCAAAACCGTATTGCTTCTATTGCCTTAGTTCATGAAAAGTTGTACCGTTCTGAAGACCTCGCCGATATTGATTTTGCTCAATATATCCCAGATTTAATAACTCATTTATTTGATTCTTATAATGTTAGTTCCAGCCCGATTACGCTTAATATTCAAGTTGATAATGCTAGCCTCGACATCGAAACCGCAATTCCTTGTGGCTTGATTATCAATGAACTGGTTTCCAATGCTTTAAAATATGCCTTTGTAGGTAATCGTGGAGGCGAAATTGAGGTTAAGTTTTATCAAGAACCGGAATCTACTTTGACACTTATTATCCGAGATAATGGTGTTGGTTTACCTGAAAATTTTGATAGCAAAAAAGCTAAAACACTCGGCATAACACTAGTTCAGGGTTTAGTCAAGCAGCTAAGAGGAAAGCTTGAAATTAACTCTCAACAGGGAACAGAGTTCAAAATTACTTTTACAAATATTCGGTCATAA
- a CDS encoding response regulator, which produces MRVHLITVFFVEDSAEDRALYRRFLDRDDRYTYEIYEFESGKEALEVCQWKTPDVILLDYRLPDMDGLEFLHELQRQTQGSHTSVMMLTGQGDETIAVQAIKSGAQDYLVKGKLTADNLRRAVHGASKHKQLMRQLKQQQEQQKLVGAIALHIRQSLKLQDILTTSVKEVCQLLKADRVLVYQFTPQMLGKVVAESVLPQWTPILGFEIEDTCFQQNRRGKICTVANIYEADLSDCHIQLLERFQVKANLVVPILLESKGTPELELWGLFIVHQCSSPRQWQTFEVELLNQLTVQFAIAIQQGELYHKLETLIPS; this is translated from the coding sequence ATGAGAGTCCATCTAATAACTGTATTTTTCGTAGAAGACTCTGCTGAAGACAGAGCTTTATATCGACGCTTCTTAGATCGGGACGATCGCTACACCTACGAAATTTACGAATTTGAGTCTGGCAAAGAAGCGTTGGAAGTTTGTCAATGGAAAACACCGGATGTAATTCTATTGGACTACCGATTGCCAGATATGGATGGGCTGGAATTTCTGCATGAATTACAGCGACAAACCCAAGGTAGCCATACATCTGTGATGATGTTAACTGGGCAGGGCGACGAAACGATCGCAGTCCAAGCTATCAAGAGTGGGGCGCAAGATTATCTTGTCAAGGGAAAACTGACTGCTGATAATTTACGTCGAGCGGTTCATGGCGCAAGCAAGCATAAGCAGCTAATGCGGCAGCTAAAACAACAACAAGAACAACAAAAGTTAGTCGGAGCGATCGCTCTGCATATCCGCCAATCCTTGAAGCTTCAAGATATCCTCACTACTAGTGTCAAAGAAGTCTGCCAGTTACTCAAGGCTGATCGTGTGTTGGTGTATCAGTTTACTCCTCAAATGCTGGGTAAGGTCGTAGCAGAGTCAGTATTACCCCAATGGACACCAATCTTGGGATTTGAGATTGAAGATACCTGTTTTCAGCAAAACCGGCGGGGAAAAATCTGCACAGTGGCGAACATCTACGAAGCGGATTTAAGTGATTGCCATATTCAACTTTTAGAACGGTTTCAGGTGAAGGCGAATTTAGTTGTGCCGATTTTGTTAGAAAGTAAGGGGACTCCTGAACTGGAACTCTGGGGGTTATTTATTGTGCATCAATGTTCTAGCCCTCGACAATGGCAAACATTTGAGGTGGAATTGCTCAACCAACTGACGGTGCAATTTGCGATCGCCATCCAACAAGGCGAACTTTACCACAAGCTCGAAACCCTCATACCGAGTTAG
- a CDS encoding VOC family protein, whose amino-acid sequence MQITQSLHTAILVTDLERSEQFYGKVLGLSKIDRSLKYAGAWYQVGNYQLHLIVAPTVPTKNPNEKWGRNPHIAFSVADLDTAKQELLNHNYPIQTSASGRAALFTQDPDGNIIELSQQ is encoded by the coding sequence ATGCAGATTACTCAAAGTCTCCATACAGCGATTCTTGTGACTGACTTAGAACGCTCCGAGCAATTTTATGGCAAAGTGTTGGGATTATCTAAAATAGATCGTTCCCTGAAATACGCTGGCGCATGGTATCAAGTCGGCAACTACCAACTTCACCTGATAGTTGCGCCTACTGTCCCCACGAAAAACCCAAACGAAAAATGGGGGCGCAATCCCCACATTGCTTTCTCTGTTGCTGACTTAGACACCGCCAAACAGGAATTACTAAATCATAATTATCCCATTCAAACCAGCGCCTCCGGTCGCGCTGCCCTGTTCACTCAAGATCCTGATGGGAATATTATCGAGTTGAGTCAGCAGTGA
- a CDS encoding R3H domain-containing nucleic acid-binding protein, producing MTITDDLQKLLDILPQDLRQVLENHPKRDSLVEVVLDLGRRPEARFPNQAEYLSEVPVTQEQIDDCIQRVGIFGGDNRAGIEQTLHRISAIRNRTGKIIGLTCRVGRAIFGTIGMIRDLVETGKSILMLGRPGVGKTTALREIARVLADELHKRVVIIDTSNEIAGDGDVAHPAIGRARRMQVAHPNQQHQVMIEAVENHMPEVIVIDEIGTELEALAARTIAERGVQLVGTAHGNQIENLIKNPTLADLVGGIQAVTLGDDEARRRGSQKTVLERKAPPTFEIAVEMLERQRWTVHESVADTVDNLLRGRQATPQTRTVDDQGKIAVTRQLAVVNGRGGQLATVEESFPSARPSNGWRSSGQMVALPQLPVERVTGRSEFDRLLDESFNYSESIDLNAATRVPGPNGEDLPLHVYPYGVSRHQLEQVISVLTLPVVLTKDIDSADAILALRSHVKNHAKLRQMAKARHVPIHMIKSSTIPQITRGLRRLLNMDDPEMADDLELQLFLHNGSDDEMDALEEARLAVEQIVIPKGQPVELLPRSPQVRKMQHELVEHYRLKSHSFGEEPNRRLRIYPA from the coding sequence ATGACGATTACAGACGATCTCCAAAAGTTATTAGACATTTTGCCCCAAGACCTGCGACAAGTACTAGAGAATCATCCCAAACGAGATAGTTTAGTAGAAGTGGTCTTGGATTTGGGTCGTCGCCCAGAGGCTCGCTTTCCTAATCAAGCTGAGTATCTGAGCGAAGTACCCGTTACTCAAGAACAGATAGATGATTGTATTCAACGAGTTGGAATCTTTGGCGGAGATAATCGAGCAGGAATTGAGCAAACTTTGCATCGGATCAGCGCCATCCGCAACCGCACTGGTAAGATTATTGGCTTGACCTGTCGCGTCGGTCGGGCGATATTCGGAACCATTGGCATGATCCGCGATTTGGTAGAAACGGGTAAATCGATTCTCATGCTGGGGCGTCCAGGCGTGGGCAAAACTACTGCCTTACGGGAAATTGCCCGTGTTTTAGCCGATGAATTACATAAGCGAGTGGTAATTATTGACACCTCCAACGAAATCGCTGGGGATGGTGATGTTGCCCACCCCGCTATTGGTCGCGCTCGGCGAATGCAAGTTGCTCATCCAAACCAACAGCATCAGGTGATGATTGAGGCAGTAGAAAACCACATGCCAGAAGTCATTGTCATTGATGAAATTGGCACAGAACTCGAAGCTTTAGCGGCTCGTACCATTGCGGAACGGGGTGTACAGTTGGTAGGGACTGCCCACGGAAATCAGATTGAAAACCTGATTAAAAACCCCACCCTGGCTGATTTAGTTGGGGGTATCCAAGCTGTGACACTGGGAGACGACGAAGCCAGACGGCGGGGCAGTCAAAAGACTGTTTTGGAGCGTAAAGCCCCACCTACCTTTGAAATTGCTGTGGAAATGTTGGAACGCCAACGCTGGACAGTACACGAAAGTGTTGCTGACACAGTAGATAATCTGTTGCGGGGTCGTCAGGCTACCCCACAAACGAGAACCGTTGATGACCAAGGTAAAATTGCTGTTACAAGGCAGTTAGCTGTTGTCAACGGTCGTGGTGGACAGCTAGCGACCGTGGAAGAATCTTTCCCATCGGCGCGGCCGTCTAATGGCTGGCGTTCATCTGGACAAATGGTAGCATTGCCACAATTGCCTGTAGAGCGGGTAACTGGGCGCAGTGAGTTTGACCGTTTGCTGGATGAATCTTTCAATTATTCTGAAAGCATTGATCTAAATGCTGCTACAAGAGTGCCAGGGCCGAATGGTGAAGATTTGCCATTGCACGTTTACCCTTATGGGGTTAGCCGCCACCAACTAGAACAGGTAATTAGCGTGCTAACTTTACCTGTAGTATTGACAAAAGATATAGATAGTGCTGATGCAATTTTAGCATTGCGATCGCACGTCAAAAACCACGCCAAATTGCGCCAAATGGCCAAAGCCCGTCATGTACCCATCCACATGATTAAGTCCAGCACCATTCCGCAAATTACCCGTGGTTTGCGGCGGTTGCTGAACATGGACGATCCAGAAATGGCTGATGATCTAGAACTACAATTGTTTTTGCACAATGGTAGTGATGATGAGATGGATGCCTTGGAAGAAGCTAGACTTGCTGTTGAGCAAATTGTGATTCCGAAAGGACAGCCAGTGGAGTTATTACCACGTTCTCCCCAAGTTCGCAAAATGCAACATGAGTTGGTAGAACATTATCGCCTCAAGTCGCATAGTTTTGGTGAAGAACCAAATCGCCGCTTACGGATTTATCCGGCGTAA
- a CDS encoding PAS domain-containing protein, which translates to MQDETGQVVLLIPEGRDISEQQAALRERQKAEETLRQNEERWQLAIAGTKEGIWDWDISTNQTFRSRRWFTMLGYEPNELSDRDDEWSIRIHPDDYARVMAAQEAYLLRQVSDYKVEYRLRCKNGSYRWFKSRAKGIWNKQGNPLRLVGSLEDITDRIQTEERLRRSEALLATTQQIAHVGSWEFNLETKKRCWSIETFRIFGLNPTQSEPTEEEFLQIVHPDDRAWMKTHIQQAIAQETFFNTEYRIVRPDGLVRYLEAKAEIAYDPQGQAVKLLGSVLDITERKQTEAALARSEEQLRLTLEFNHIGIWDWNLKTGEVVWNDNHYRLLGLEPEISVASYQLWRDCVHPEDVDQIEQAVSNALEQHTNFQGEYRVIYPNGSVHWFTGKGRGVYNEVGDPVQMLGVIIDISDVYDELRLRKQAEAALRESEARFQAFMNNSPVLAWISNTDGHILYSNQVYLRTFQLLPEQVIGQSVFDLYHR; encoded by the coding sequence TTGCAAGACGAGACAGGCCAAGTTGTTTTGTTGATTCCAGAAGGGCGAGATATCAGTGAACAACAAGCTGCACTGCGCGAACGCCAAAAAGCTGAAGAAACCTTGCGCCAAAATGAAGAACGTTGGCAATTAGCGATCGCAGGTACTAAGGAGGGAATTTGGGATTGGGACATATCTACTAATCAAACCTTCCGTTCTCGGCGTTGGTTCACAATGTTGGGATATGAACCTAACGAACTTAGCGATCGCGATGATGAGTGGAGTATTCGCATTCATCCTGATGATTATGCCAGAGTCATGGCTGCACAAGAAGCTTATTTGCTCCGGCAAGTTTCAGATTATAAAGTTGAATATCGTCTCCGTTGCAAAAATGGCAGCTATCGCTGGTTTAAATCGCGGGCTAAAGGAATTTGGAATAAGCAAGGAAATCCACTGCGATTGGTCGGTTCACTTGAGGATATTACCGATCGCATACAGACTGAAGAAAGACTCCGACGGAGTGAAGCACTGCTAGCCACTACTCAACAGATTGCCCATGTAGGTAGTTGGGAATTTAATTTAGAAACTAAAAAGCGCTGCTGGTCAATAGAAACTTTTCGCATTTTTGGTCTAAATCCAACTCAAAGCGAACCGACCGAAGAAGAATTTCTCCAGATAGTTCACCCAGACGATCGCGCCTGGATGAAGACCCACATCCAACAGGCAATCGCTCAAGAAACCTTTTTTAATACTGAGTATCGAATTGTTCGACCCGATGGTTTAGTGCGCTACCTTGAGGCGAAAGCAGAGATAGCTTATGACCCTCAAGGGCAGGCAGTTAAGCTACTGGGATCTGTTCTAGATATTACAGAACGTAAACAAACTGAAGCAGCTTTGGCCAGAAGTGAAGAACAACTAAGGCTAACGTTAGAATTTAATCACATCGGTATTTGGGATTGGAATCTTAAAACAGGTGAAGTTGTCTGGAACGACAACCATTATCGTTTGTTAGGTTTAGAGCCAGAAATATCCGTAGCTAGTTATCAGCTATGGCGCGATTGTGTTCATCCAGAGGATGTTGACCAAATTGAGCAAGCTGTATCAAATGCTCTGGAACAACATACTAATTTTCAGGGTGAATACCGAGTAATTTATCCTAATGGTAGTGTTCACTGGTTCACAGGGAAAGGGCGGGGCGTTTATAACGAAGTAGGCGACCCTGTACAGATGCTAGGAGTAATTATTGACATCAGCGATGTCTACGACGAGCTTCGCTTACGCAAACAAGCAGAAGCAGCCTTGCGAGAAAGTGAAGCAAGGTTCCAGGCATTTATGAACAACAGCCCAGTACTAGCGTGGATCTCTAATACAGATGGGCATATACTTTACTCAAACCAAGTATACTTGCGGACATTTCAATTACTACCCGAACAGGTAATTGGGCAATCAGTTTTTGACCTTTACCATAGATGA